Below is a window of Tolypothrix bouteillei VB521301 DNA.
TATTCGGGGTGCGGAAGGGTGTTGGAATAGGAATGTGAGGGTAAGGCAAGCGGTTTTTCTCCATGAACAAATTCAATGGCTTCAAATCCAAGCTTCTAGGGTACAGGTGGTTCTTAAATCACTTATTATCCCCTACACTCTCTCACTTTCATACGCCAACACTCATCAGGTGAAAAATCAGGTGCTGAGTTCTTCGGAACGGCAAAGACACTATAAAACTGAGTCATGTTGTGCATAAAGCACTGTCCTCTTTAGGAGGCGAGGCGCAAAATCATAAAGGCGAACGACCTTGTTTAATTCACCTGAAGTTGTTGACAGGAGAAACACAATGCCGCAACTTAAAGCTAAATCGCTGGAAATGAGGACACCCCAAGCAACAAAAACCGCCGTTCTGGTCATCGGAGGCGCAGAAGACAAAGTTCATGGACGTGAAATTTTGCGGACTTTTGTCAGTCGTTCTGGTGCCAGTAACGCCTATATTACAATTATTCCCTCGGCTTCTCGCGAGCCGAGCATTATTGGTGGCAGGTATATCCGTATTTTTGAAGAAATGGGTGCTCAGAAGGTCGAAATTTTAGACATTCGGGAAAGGGAACAGTGTGAAGACCCTTACATCCAAGCATCCTTAGAAGCCTGTTCCGGGGTATTTCTGACAGGAGGAGACCAATTGCGTCTCTGTGGTGTGTTGGCTGATACTCCAGCGATGGATATTATCCGGCAACGGGTCAGATCCGGACAGCTTACCTTAGCAGGAACTAGTGCAGGGGCAGCTGTAATGGGTCATCATATGATAGCAGGAGGTGGTAGCGGCGAATCCCCAAATCGTTCTCTTGTTGACATGGCCACTGGCTTGGGTTTTATCCCAGAAGTGATTGTGGATCAGCACTTCCACAATCGAAATCGTATGGTACGCCTAATGAGCGCTATCGCTTCCCATCCCGATCGCCTGGGCATTGGTATCGATGAAGACACTTGTGCCATGTTTGAGCGAGATGGTTGGCTGCAGGTTCTGGGTAAAGGAAGTGTGACAGTTGTTGACCCAACAGAAGTGACTCACACAAACGAACCCCATGTTGGGGCAACCGATCCCCTGAACTTACATAACCTTCGGCTGCACCTTCTCAGTCATGGCGATCGCTATCACCTTTACCAGCGTACCGTTTTACCTGCGGTTTACCGCATCTCCAGCTGACGGAAAACAGTAGCTGGGGTTACACTGGGTTGACCGCTCCTTGCCAAATTTTGACTAAAAAATCGAAGATAATACGATGTAAGTAGAAAAAACTGTTTACCATGAACAGTTAAGCGGTCAATTCCAGTAAGAAACTAGAATTTTGGTTCCGAATCTCCATCTACCTATTTCCCATGAGAATCCTCAAGATCCAGACCTTACGCGGCCCCAACTATTGGAGCATTCGACGCCACAAGTTAATTGTCATGCGCCTCGATTTAGAAAACCTTGCCGAGACGCCTACAAACGAAATTCCTGGCTTTTATGAAGGATTAGTTGAGGCTTTGCCAAGTCTGGAAGGTCACTTTTGTTCTCCGGGCTGTCGTGGTGGTTTCTTAATGCGCGTGCGAGAAGGCACCATGATGGGTCATGTTGTGGAACACGTAGCCCTAGAACTGCAAGATTTGGCTGGAATGAACACGGGCTTTGGGCGCACTCGTGAAACGACGTCCGCACCCGGAGTTTACCAGGTGGTGTTCGAGTATCTAAATGAGGAAGCAGGACGCTATGCTGGCAGGGCAGCTGTACGGTTGTGCCAAAGCATTGTCGATAGGGGACGTTATCCAAAAGCTGAACTAGAGCAAGACATACAAGACCTGAAAGACTTGTGGCGTGATGCAGCACTAGGACCCTCTACAGAAGCACTGATTGCAGAAGCCGAAAAAAGGGGTATTCCTTGGATGCAACTCGGCGCACGCTTTTTGATCCAGCTGGGCTACGGCGTCAATCAAAAGCGGATGCAGGCAAC
It encodes the following:
- a CDS encoding cyanophycinase, which produces MPQLKAKSLEMRTPQATKTAVLVIGGAEDKVHGREILRTFVSRSGASNAYITIIPSASREPSIIGGRYIRIFEEMGAQKVEILDIREREQCEDPYIQASLEACSGVFLTGGDQLRLCGVLADTPAMDIIRQRVRSGQLTLAGTSAGAAVMGHHMIAGGGSGESPNRSLVDMATGLGFIPEVIVDQHFHNRNRMVRLMSAIASHPDRLGIGIDEDTCAMFERDGWLQVLGKGSVTVVDPTEVTHTNEPHVGATDPLNLHNLRLHLLSHGDRYHLYQRTVLPAVYRISS